In Candidatus Cloacimonadota bacterium, the DNA window AAATTTATGATTAGACAAAAGCAGATAAACGAAATTATAAAAATTATCGTCAAAGGATACAAGCCTGAAAAGATAATTCTTTTTGGCTCTTATGCTAATGGGAATCCTACAGAAAATAGTGACTTAGACCTGCTGCTGGTGAAAGAAAGTAAACTTCCTAGATATAAAAGAGCCAGAGCAGTCCATAGGTTATTTGTTCCATATCCGTGTGCAATGGATATAATAGTTTATTCTAAAAGCGAAATAAATAAGTGGAAAGATATAAGAAATTCTTTTGTTTACGATGTATTAAAAAATGGAAAAGTATTGTATGAGCAAACTGTTGTGACACAAAAGAAGCATTTGAATTAGCCAAAGAAGTAAAAGAATTTGCATTATTAAAAATAAAGTAATTATTCAGAAAGGAACAAAAAAGTGAAAATTTATATGAAAATCCTTTTTCTTCTTACAATTCTATTTTTCCTTTTTAGTGGAATTGTAAGTGCAAAGTTACTTCCTAATGATGAACCTGTAACAGGGCTTAAAGTAGAAGATGTTCCCTATGATGATGGCGGGGGCTTGAGCCTTAGTTGGAAACCTTTACATAAGGATAAAAAAATTATTGAATATCGTGTCTATCGTGGAGTTACACCCGACTCTCTCTTTTATATCGGCAAGATACCGGTGAATGCGAAAACAGGTGTTATTGGCGATACAATGAGATATACTGACCA includes these proteins:
- a CDS encoding nucleotidyltransferase domain-containing protein, with translation MIRQKQINEIIKIIVKGYKPEKIILFGSYANGNPTENSDLDLLLVKESKLPRYKRARAVHRLFVPYPCAMDIIVYSKSEINKWKDIRNSFVYDVLKNGKVLYEQTVVTQKKHLN